The stretch of DNA GCCGAAAGTATGTAATGACAAAGCCAAGCTCCGTAGCACTACTAAAAAAAGCCAGCCTTATTCTGACGCAAGGATTTGCAAGTCCTAAAGATATTGCTTGGGCATGGGTTACCTTGCTACTCTCGCAAGAAGAGCCTAAGCGCGATAGTGAAGACAAGCGCCATAGCCGGATTGCAGAATTCGAGGCTTGGATCATTGGATTGAGCCTTCCCAGCGACCCTAAGAATGCCTCCGGAGTAACCGTGAGCCCAGAAGCAGTAAAAGCCTCAGCAAGGAATGTATTTGAGTGGCCTCATGAGTACATTCTTCCAACAACGCCCGCACCAAAGCATCCAGACTCAAAAGTAACTTACAGCGATACGATCACTAAACCAATCTTAGATGCCATCAAAGATGTTGGCGGGTTCGAAGATCGCCTGGCATTAATGACTGCATTAGAAGGCTATGCAAAAGAAGGTAAGGCACCATTTGCTGGCATCACTGCAGAGGGAATTGAGTGGATGGGCAGCACCTGGTCTGAAGGCGATAAATATAATCTGCTGACAATCAAAACGCTCAACAATCGCTTGGCCAATCTAAGAAAAAAAGGCTTGATTTAGTCAAAGCGCTTTAGATGAATTGAATAGCTGATCTAAGTAAATGAAAAAACCCCGTAGTGCATTAGCATTACGGGGTTTTACTTTTTTGGCTCCTCGACCTGGGCTCGAACCAGGGACCTACGGATTAACAGTCCGGCGCTCTACCAACTGAGCTATCGAGGAATAAGCGAATATTATAGCAAGATGAAAACAACTCTTCCCACTTCTGTAAAGATTGCCAAAGTATTGACCATTGCCGGGTCTGATAGTGGCGGTGGTGCTGGCTTGCAGGCCGACCTCAAAGTCATCACAGCCCTTGGTGGGTATGGGATGTCGGTCGTTACTGCGATTACTGCCCAAAATACCTTGGGCGTCAGCCGTATTCAAGATATCGATCTGGACGTGATCGAGGCGCAAATAGATGCCATATTTTTAGATATTGGGGTGGATATTGTCAAAATTGGGATGTTGGCTAGCCCTGAGATTGTTCGTACGGTGGCATCTGCATTAAAGCGCCATGGAGCAAAAAAGATTGTTCTGGATCCTGTCCTTAGGGCAACCTCTGGGGCCAGTTTAGGCGGTGATGATACGGCCCAAGCAATGATTACGTATTTATTCCCGATGGCCAGTTTAATTACGCCGAATTTAGATGAGGCATCCTTGCTACTAGGTCGAGAAATCGCTACAGTCGCAGACTTTACATTAGCCGCGCAAGAATTACTGGATATGGGCCCGCAAGCAGTATTGATTAAAGGCGGGCACCTAGATGCAACACATACCCAGTTAACGGATTTTTTAATGTGGCGGACATTGGAAGACAACCTAGAGATAGTGCAGTCCAAGGAGTTTAAGCACTACCGGGTTAACACAGCCAATACCCACGGCACTGGCTGCTCTTTATCCTCCGCTATAGCGACGTATCTAGCCGATGGCCACGATCTTGCGCACTCAGTGGCTAAAGCAATTGCTTATGTAGAGGCTGGTTTAGAAGCTGGTCGATTCTTAAGTATCGGAGAGG from Polynucleobacter sp. TUM22923 encodes:
- the thiD gene encoding bifunctional hydroxymethylpyrimidine kinase/phosphomethylpyrimidine kinase codes for the protein MKTTLPTSVKIAKVLTIAGSDSGGGAGLQADLKVITALGGYGMSVVTAITAQNTLGVSRIQDIDLDVIEAQIDAIFLDIGVDIVKIGMLASPEIVRTVASALKRHGAKKIVLDPVLRATSGASLGGDDTAQAMITYLFPMASLITPNLDEASLLLGREIATVADFTLAAQELLDMGPQAVLIKGGHLDATHTQLTDFLMWRTLEDNLEIVQSKEFKHYRVNTANTHGTGCSLSSAIATYLADGHDLAHSVAKAIAYVEAGLEAGRFLSIGEGPGPLWHMHAFYPTALPEEEGKY